A single window of Tautonia marina DNA harbors:
- a CDS encoding transglutaminase-like domain-containing protein yields MRLAVRVAATYELQDESFGCLMVEPSLSGERHRVVEEDLTTSPTRSCVLGRDLYGNPQRHFIAPKGRFSFAFSATVEVEPNAEIPEDAVEHPAQDLPPETLIYTLPSRYCESDVLSRMAQSEFGDLAPGAGQVRAIADWVRSRVEYRYGTTGPTTSARGTAIDRVGVCRDFAHLVIAFCRALDIPARYVSGYALGLEPPDFHGYVQVFLGGAWHNVDATFAGVRPALVPIAVGRDATDVAMMTLWTPHEVVEQSVEVRQVGE; encoded by the coding sequence ATGCGCTTGGCAGTCCGGGTCGCCGCGACCTACGAATTGCAGGATGAGTCGTTCGGCTGCCTGATGGTCGAGCCGTCGTTGAGCGGGGAACGGCATCGGGTGGTCGAGGAAGACTTGACGACCAGTCCGACCCGATCGTGCGTCCTGGGTCGAGACCTCTACGGCAACCCTCAGCGGCACTTCATCGCGCCGAAGGGTCGGTTCTCCTTCGCATTTTCGGCCACCGTCGAGGTCGAGCCGAATGCCGAGATCCCGGAGGATGCCGTCGAACATCCGGCTCAGGACCTCCCACCCGAGACCTTGATTTATACCTTGCCGTCGCGTTATTGCGAGTCGGACGTGCTCTCCCGGATGGCCCAGAGCGAGTTCGGCGATCTTGCCCCCGGCGCCGGTCAGGTCCGGGCCATCGCGGACTGGGTGCGGAGTCGGGTCGAGTATCGCTACGGCACGACCGGCCCGACGACCTCGGCCCGGGGGACGGCGATTGATCGGGTCGGCGTCTGCCGCGATTTCGCCCATCTCGTCATCGCGTTCTGCCGGGCATTGGACATCCCCGCCCGCTACGTCTCAGGCTATGCCCTGGGGCTCGAACCGCCGGACTTCCACGGCTATGTTCAGGTCTTCCTGGGTGGGGCGTGGCACAATGTCGATGCCACCTTCGCGGGCGTCAGGCCGGCCCTGGTCCCAATCGCCGTCGGCCGCGACGCGACCGACGTGGCGATGATGACGCTCTGGACGCCGCATGAGGTGGTCGAGCAGTCGGTGGAGGTTCGGCAGGTTGGCGAGTGA